The DNA segment AGCATGTTCAATTGGATCCATATCCAATACTTCTGATAAGTTTTTTCGACTGACACGGAATTTTGATGCGCGACCTCGAGAAACTAATACCGCTGTATAACGACAAATTTGGTCCATCCTCTTTTTTAAGCCACGCACACCGCCTTCCATCGTGTAACCCGAAATGATAGCTCGAATACTATCATCGCTGACCGTTAACATGGATTTAGAAATACCCATCTTTGCCATGGATTTTGGCAATAAATGACGCTTAGCGATTTGGAACTTTTCACTTTCCGTATAGCCTTGAAATTCAATCACTTCCATACGATTTAATAATGGCTCCGGAATAGAATCCAAGCTATTCGCTGTACAAATAAATAAAACATTCGATAAATCATAAGGTACATTCATGTAATGATCCGTGAAGGTGTTATTTTGTTCAGGGTCCAACACTTCCAATAAAGCCGAAGCCGGATCCCCGTTGTACGAAGCTGATAATTTATCAATTTCATCCAGCACCATTACCGGATTAGAAGAACCGGACTTCTGAATACCATTCATAATACGACCGGGCATGGCTCCAATATAAGTGCGACGATGACCACGAATATCCGAACTATCACGAACACCACCCAAAGCCACACGGACATATTCACGCTTTAAAGCACGAGCAATGGATTTACCAACGGAGGTCTTACCGGTTCCTGGAGCTCCCACGAACAAAAGAATAGAGCCGGTTTGTTGGTGGTTTAAATCCATCACGGCAATTTGTTCCAAAATACGCTTTTTCACTTTCCTTAAACCATAGTGATTTTCATCCAAGATTTCCTCCGCCTTATGAATATCAATTTTTTCAGCCAAAGGAACTTGCCAAGATAATGAAGTTAAAAAATCTAAATAGTTATAAAGATTCCCATATTCCGGTGAATTAGAACCTTCTTGTTTCATACGAGAAAGAATTTTTTCAGCTTCTTTTAGAGCTGTTTCATTCATCCCGGATTCTTGAATTCTTTTTTCCAGTTTACGAATATCACTTACATTTTCCGGATGCATCTCATCCAACTCTTTTTGCAAGAATTCAATTTGTTTCTTAATTGCCATTTCGCGATAAGCTTTCTGATTGTCTTCCTCTTGAGCTGAACTGGCCGCTTTGGATACATTGCTCATCTCTGTATATTCCAAAACATATTTTTCAATCATCGATAAACGTTTTTCTTGCGAATCTTCAACTAGCAACGCATATTTATCCTCAGCGCTAATACTGATGAGTTGCGACATGCCTGTCATAATTTCTTCCGCTGTAGTCATCTGTTGGATATAGGATTTTGCTCCTAATGCCCAACGATATTGCGATGTAAATTGAATTAAACTATTCTTTAGACCTTGAATACGGCTTTGGTAATTTTCTTCCTCCACATCTTCTTTTTCAGGATTGTTGATGACACTGGTAACCCCTAAAGTACGATTCGCATTTAAATACAAATCTTCAAACTCAATGCGATTGTGTGTTTTAACAATTAAAAAACCATCGTTATGTACTTCGGTAATAGTTCCCGATACACCTAAGCTATAAAAGTTTTCAGGAAGAAAATTTTCTTCATTCAATGCTTTCTTCTCTAATGCAAAATATATTTTTTCACCCACTTTCGCTTCTTTGCCGGTGGCTTCTTTAAAAGATTCACTCGTTAGGAAAACTGTGGAATGAGGAAGAATAACAACGTTATAAATAGGAACGATTTCTGCCATAGTTTAGTTACCTTTCTTTTATGACTATTATTTTAGCACTTAAAAAGAATGAGTGCTAATATTACGCTCATTCTTTCCCGATTTTCTTTTTACCGATATATGCAAAATATTTTTTCAGTTTTGCTTCATAAGCATTATCACTAAAACGATAGAAGACTTCTTTTCTAATCGCATCGGGCAAATACTGTTGCTCCACATAATGATGAGGATAATCATGAGCGTATTGGTAGCCTTTTTCTTTACCAATATTCTCTTCACCCTCAATCACGATATTCTTTAAATAGGCCGGTATCGGAAGATTACCATACTTTTTAACTGCCTCTTGAGCTTTATGAAGTGCCAAGTAGCTTGCATTTGATTTTGGTGCACAAGCCACATAGGTACAAGCTTGAGCTAGAATAATCGTCGCCTCCGGTAAACCGACTCTTTCCATTGCCAAAGCACAGCTTGTCGCAATTTCAATCGCTCTAGGATCAGCGTTACCAACATCTTCACTAGCACAAATCATAATACGACGAGCAATGAAACGTTCATCCTCCCCTGCCTCTAACATCCTAGCCAGATAATAAATGGTCGCATCGGGATCAGAACCGCGCATACTTTTAATAAAAGCAGAAATAGTATCGTAGTGATTATCCCCATCCTTATCATAACGAAGTACTTTTCTTTGAATACATTCACTCGCTATTTCTAATGTGATTTCACGATAACCTTCCTCATTCGCATCGGTTGTTAATATCGCTAATTCAAGAGCATTAAGAGCTACTCTTGCATCACCATCACTAGCTTGAGCCAAAAAGCTATAAACATCTTCTTGAACTAGGGGCATAAAGACAGCCATTCCTCGTTTATGGTCAGCACAAGCTCTTTTTAAAAGTTGCACAATATCTTCTTTAGAAAGTGGTTTTAATTGAAAGACCGTGCTTCTTGATAATAAAGCTCGATTGACTTCAAAATAAGGATTTTCAGTGGTTGCCCCAATTAAAGTGACCAATCCTTCTTCAACAAAAGGTAGTAAGTAATCTTGTTGGGCTTTATTGAAACGATGAATTTCATCAATAAACAAGATCGTCTTTTTACCATATTGTTCCTTATAGTTTCTAGCTTCTTCAACAATTTTTTCTAAATCCTTTTTACCCGCTATGGTCGCATTGACTTGTTCAAAATTAGATTTTGTACTATGAGCAATCACCATTGCTAAACTTGTTTTTCCTGTTCCTGTTGGTCCCGTTAAAATAAGCGAAGACAAACGGTCGGCTTGGATAGCTCGATATAACAATTTATCTTTTGCTAAAATATGTGACTGACCAACCACTTCTTCTAATGTCCTAGGTCGCATACGGTGTGCCAACGGTTCTTTCAATTCATCATTTTCTTCTTGGAATAAATTCATACCCTTATTGTATAAAAAAAGAAGACTTTCGTCTCCTTATTTATCGAAATAATCCAAAGAGTCCGCCCATTGACCAATCAAGGCTGAAATGGAACTACCGTGAATAGCGGCCGCTCTCTTTAAATGAGCTTTTTGAGCTTTTGTAATATAGGCTGAAATTAAAATCTTTTCATGATTCGTTTCAATCGCACCAAAGAATTTATTTTGGATTTCTTTTGTGCCTTGTTCAAATACATAGTGCTGAGCCTCTTTAAAACGAAGTGGACGCATTCTTTCCGAATTTTCGTCATACAAGAAGAACTCCCCTGTTGATTTTTGATAAAGATCGCGCTTCAATCCTTCTATATTCAACGACATCACAAACACAGAAGTTTCTGTATCATAAACTTTTCCATTATGTACTTTTCTCATAAAAATCTCCTTCTCTGCTATAAGCTTTCTTATATATAGTTTTATTCTACACGAATTTATACAAAAAATACCACTATTTTTTACTAGATTTAGAATTTATTTGGAATAATTACTATTAAAATATGAAAAAACGCCTTGTTTTTTACATAAAGGTTGATTGATCCAAAGAATACTATTTGAAGATTAGACGAATGATTGCCTTATCTCCTTAAGCTAAGAGAATATTCCTTTTACAAATGCGGTCAACAGGACTTGAACCTGCATGAGTTTCCTCACTGACGTCTGAGATCAGCGTGTCTACCATTCCACCATGACCGCCTATAATAGCCTTCCTAAAGGCTATTCCATTTTACTCTATGATAAAACAAAGTGCTAGTTCTTCCTTTTTAATCCAATTAAGACAAAGTAGAAGAAACTTTGGGCAAAGATGAGTGCCAGCAATATTCCTATATCCTGTAAGGACTGTAAACTTGATACATCCATAGATTGATGAAGCATTAACCATAAAAAGATAAGACTATACGCTAATGCCATAGAAATAATGACTATTTTTCTCATCTTAGTAATTGGTGGATATATCACCAATAAAGCAACAATATAACTCATGGCTGACCAAAGCAGAATCCATCTTGACAATTGTAAATAACGAAGAACGATGATACCAAGTAATAATTGAAAAGCACACGGAACGGCTTTTAAAATAGCCCTTTTTAAATAATCTTTTTGAATTGGATCCGGATGACTTTCCCATTGTAATAAGAAAGTAGGTATACCTACACCAAAGGCAGATAAAACGGTTAAATGAATAGGCAAAAAAGGATAACTATATTTTAAAACCAACAACAAAATCGTAAGGACAAAGGAATAAATAGTCTTCATAAAATACAAAGAAGCACTATTGGAGATATTAAAAATAATTCTCCTTCCCTCTTCAATCGCCTTTGGGACTTGCGCAAAATCATTATGAACTAAGACAATATCACTCACATTCTTAGCAGCTGCATGAGCTCTTTCAAAACTAATTGACACATCCGCCTGTTTTAAAGCCGATACATCATTCACCCCATCACCAACCATCGCAACAATATGCCCTTCTTGTTGAAGATGCTTAATAATATCCTTTTTCTGTTCCGGAAGCGTACGACCGAACACTTGTAAAGAATAATCCAATTTTTCATTCACATTAGCACTTCTTGTTAGATTTTGATAACCAGCCTTACGAGCAATTGAAGCGACCGTTCTTTCATGGTCACCAGAGATAATGCGTAGGTTTACATGTTCATTTTGTAAATAGGCTAATGTTTCTTGAATATGATTCTTCAATTCATCCTCTAAAACCACATAGCCGATTGCTTTTACTCCTTCGATTTGATCTAACTTTCCTTTTCCTTGAGCTAAAGTAATCACACGATTCCCGGCTTCTTGTTCCCAAATTAGCTTTTCCGGTAATTCACCACCAAACGATTCCATCGAGCCAACCAAAAAAATAGAACCATCCTTCATTTTAGAAGCACTGTACTTTCGCTTAGAAGAAAAAGATAAATACTCCTCTAAACGTTCCTCTTGTTTACCAAAATATTTCTGTAATGCAAGTTGCGTTGGGTTATTCGTTGTTTCTTGACTGATGTGCAATTTTAATTGTCTTTCATAAGAAGTTTCTAACCAAGTCACTTCTTTAACTTTTAATTGACCGGTTGTTAGAGTTCCTGTTTTATCCAAACAAATGGTATCTACTCTCGCTAAATTTTCTAAAGCATTCAAGTTTTGGGTTAGGACATACCTTTTGCTCAAACGAAGAGCACCAATCATCGTAGACATACTGGTCAATACCAACAGACCTTCCGGTATCATACCAATCAAAGCGGCCACTGTTGCTAAAACGGTTGCTTCATAGCCAATCTTAGAAATTTGAACAAGATATAAAGCAATGCCAAGTGGTGCTAATAAAATAGAAATCAACCATAAGAATTGATCCAACTCTTTCACTAGACCCATCTTTCCTTTTTTCACTTTACGAGCTTCTTGAATCATTTGTTCGGCTTTACTCTCTTGGGCTATTGTGCTTGCTTTTAAGATAGCTTGTCCTGACAGCACATAGCTTCCTCCAATTAAAGCACTTCCCGGATTTTTAATGACTTCCTGCTCTTCCCCAGTTAATAAAGCCTCATTGACTTCTAAATTTCCTTCTAGCAAAATAGCGTCTACCGGAATTTGTTGACCAACGGATATTTCAATTTGATCACCTACTTCAATTTCATCTCGCAATAAAAGTTTATCTTGTTTATAAACATGGTATTTTTCTTGCACAAATAATTCCATCTTTTTAAGTTGGTGTCTTGCTTTAACGGAGTGGTACACACTTGTGACAACCGCAAACAAACATGCGCCCATAAAAAGACCATTTTCTATTCGCCCAATGCTAGCAACCCAAACAAAAAGAAGCACATTT comes from the Bulleidia sp. zg-1006 genome and includes:
- the lon gene encoding endopeptidase La, producing MAEIVPIYNVVILPHSTVFLTSESFKEATGKEAKVGEKIYFALEKKALNEENFLPENFYSLGVSGTITEVHNDGFLIVKTHNRIEFEDLYLNANRTLGVTSVINNPEKEDVEEENYQSRIQGLKNSLIQFTSQYRWALGAKSYIQQMTTAEEIMTGMSQLISISAEDKYALLVEDSQEKRLSMIEKYVLEYTEMSNVSKAASSAQEEDNQKAYREMAIKKQIEFLQKELDEMHPENVSDIRKLEKRIQESGMNETALKEAEKILSRMKQEGSNSPEYGNLYNYLDFLTSLSWQVPLAEKIDIHKAEEILDENHYGLRKVKKRILEQIAVMDLNHQQTGSILLFVGAPGTGKTSVGKSIARALKREYVRVALGGVRDSSDIRGHRRTYIGAMPGRIMNGIQKSGSSNPVMVLDEIDKLSASYNGDPASALLEVLDPEQNNTFTDHYMNVPYDLSNVLFICTANSLDSIPEPLLNRMEVIEFQGYTESEKFQIAKRHLLPKSMAKMGISKSMLTVSDDSIRAIISGYTMEGGVRGLKKRMDQICRYTAVLVSRGRASKFRVSRKNLSEVLDMDPIEHAKIQRNAKAGIVTGLAWTAAGGEILFIESLMSEGKGNIKMTGQLGSVMQESVQIALSLVKTIFPKEAKQLENHDIHIHFPSGAVKKDGPSAGITITTALASLLTNQKVHPSLAMTGEVSLRGGVLAIGGLPEKLMAALRSGVKTVLIPKDNEKNLKDVPQEVKDQLKIVPVATIEEVLSIAGIKKQNSVIR
- a CDS encoding replication-associated recombination protein A; this encodes MNLFQEENDELKEPLAHRMRPRTLEEVVGQSHILAKDKLLYRAIQADRLSSLILTGPTGTGKTSLAMVIAHSTKSNFEQVNATIAGKKDLEKIVEEARNYKEQYGKKTILFIDEIHRFNKAQQDYLLPFVEEGLVTLIGATTENPYFEVNRALLSRSTVFQLKPLSKEDIVQLLKRACADHKRGMAVFMPLVQEDVYSFLAQASDGDARVALNALELAILTTDANEEGYREITLEIASECIQRKVLRYDKDGDNHYDTISAFIKSMRGSDPDATIYYLARMLEAGEDERFIARRIMICASEDVGNADPRAIEIATSCALAMERVGLPEATIILAQACTYVACAPKSNASYLALHKAQEAVKKYGNLPIPAYLKNIVIEGEENIGKEKGYQYAHDYPHHYVEQQYLPDAIRKEVFYRFSDNAYEAKLKKYFAYIGKKKIGKE
- a CDS encoding HAD-IC family P-type ATPase; its protein translation is MHHKTKDTFWKDLFLEHIFTYFNFLNVLLFVWVASIGRIENGLFMGACLFAVVTSVYHSVKARHQLKKMELFVQEKYHVYKQDKLLLRDEIEVGDQIEISVGQQIPVDAILLEGNLEVNEALLTGEEQEVIKNPGSALIGGSYVLSGQAILKASTIAQESKAEQMIQEARKVKKGKMGLVKELDQFLWLISILLAPLGIALYLVQISKIGYEATVLATVAALIGMIPEGLLVLTSMSTMIGALRLSKRYVLTQNLNALENLARVDTICLDKTGTLTTGQLKVKEVTWLETSYERQLKLHISQETTNNPTQLALQKYFGKQEERLEEYLSFSSKRKYSASKMKDGSIFLVGSMESFGGELPEKLIWEQEAGNRVITLAQGKGKLDQIEGVKAIGYVVLEDELKNHIQETLAYLQNEHVNLRIISGDHERTVASIARKAGYQNLTRSANVNEKLDYSLQVFGRTLPEQKKDIIKHLQQEGHIVAMVGDGVNDVSALKQADVSISFERAHAAAKNVSDIVLVHNDFAQVPKAIEEGRRIIFNISNSASLYFMKTIYSFVLTILLLVLKYSYPFLPIHLTVLSAFGVGIPTFLLQWESHPDPIQKDYLKRAILKAVPCAFQLLLGIIVLRYLQLSRWILLWSAMSYIVALLVIYPPITKMRKIVIISMALAYSLIFLWLMLHQSMDVSSLQSLQDIGILLALIFAQSFFYFVLIGLKRKN